CATAACATTAAAATCACTATTACCTCTGGGAGATTCAAAATTAGAAAAACGAAAAAAAGAAATTTTAAATAAATTAAAATTAGAAGGATTATTAAGAACCGTTGAAAATAAACTTGAATATTTAGAACCTATAAGAAAAATTGCAGTTATTTCTTCAGAAACAGCTGCTGGATATGGTGATTTTATAAAAAACATCAATAAATTAAAAAACACTCCTGTTATACATTTATACCAATCTCCGATGCAAGGAGTAGAAGTTCCTATTGGGGTTAGTAAAGCTCTGAAATTAATAATTGAATCAAAAATTGATTATGATATTATCGTTCTAATTAGAGGCGGCGGTGCTCAATCAGATTTAATGTATTTTGATGATTATCATCTAGCTAAAAATATTGCATGGGTTTCTAGAAATAAAATTCCTGTTTTAACAGGAATAGGACATGAACAAGATATTACAATTCCAGACTTTGTTTCTTTTATGCGTTTTTCAACCCCAACAGAGGTAGCAAGAGCAATAGTTAATCAAATTGAAACTTTTAATAACGCTATAAATGATTCATTTCAAAATCTAGTTTATATTATAAATAATAATTTCTCATATGCTGAAATATATACAAATAATATATTAAATAGTATAAGCTCGTTAATTGAACAATATTTTCAAAAAGAAAATAATAATATATTTAATTATTATAAATCATTATATAAAGCAACCGAATTACTTGATTCTAAAGAATATATTTTGAATAAAGAATTTAAATTTTTTGATTTTATATCCCAATATATTATAAATAAAATATCTGAAGAAAACAAAAAAATTGATACTATTGAAGATAACTTAAAAAATAATTACAATTTATTAGAGTTTAATTCTTTACAAAATTTAAATGATTTATATATCAAAATTACTCAAAATAGTCCTTTTAGTTCTTTTTTAAGTCGCGGAGCTGTACTGGTACAAAATTCAAAAATAATTGATAGCGTATATAATTTAGATAAAAATATTGATTTGGAAATAAAATTAAAA
This genomic stretch from Marinitoga sp. 38H-ov harbors:
- the xseA gene encoding exodeoxyribonuclease VII large subunit, which translates into the protein MKSFNDLLDLLEWISIELEKTKLFDEPVEFIGDISKAKKSSNGDLFIEVSQRNKNGKTYKINIFLSRYYIKTLLNNLGLKNEKELENKSWKILGKISFWPSSSSIAITLKSLLPLGDSKLEKRKKEILNKLKLEGLLRTVENKLEYLEPIRKIAVISSETAAGYGDFIKNINKLKNTPVIHLYQSPMQGVEVPIGVSKALKLIIESKIDYDIIVLIRGGGAQSDLMYFDDYHLAKNIAWVSRNKIPVLTGIGHEQDITIPDFVSFMRFSTPTEVARAIVNQIETFNNAINDSFQNLVYIINNNFSYAEIYTNNILNSISSLIEQYFQKENNNIFNYYKSLYKATELLDSKEYILNKEFKFFDFISQYIINKISEENKKIDTIEDNLKNNYNLLEFNSLQNLNDLYIKITQNSPFSSFLSRGAVLVQNSKIIDSVYNLDKNIDLEIKLKDGEVLSNIKEIKYYKSPVLSQEENKKTIKINKELK